The following proteins are encoded in a genomic region of Catharus ustulatus isolate bCatUst1 chromosome 4, bCatUst1.pri.v2, whole genome shotgun sequence:
- the ATP23 gene encoding mitochondrial inner membrane protease ATP23 homolog, whose translation MGEGEADSPPAAEKKGAEEEEDDFGYRLFPDRNKKPQSFLVRSLFTFHNKCQLMLRLTLETNPYARLLLEALKQSGCTVYNDRHFSCEDCDGCVSGGFDAATSQIVLCQNNIRQQSHMNRVVTHELIHAFDHCRAHVDWFKNVKHLACSEIRAANLSGDCTLMNEIARFKFGLKGHHQTCVRDRAIRSILAVRKVSKETAEKAVDEVFDACFNDLEPFGRIPHSKADARRAYRDFQNRDRYTANL comes from the exons ATGGGGGAAGGGGAGGCGGATTCGCCACCGGCGGCGGAGAAGAAAGgggcggaggaggaggaagatgattTCGGCTACCGGCTCTTCCCGGACCGGAATAAGAAACCGCAGAGCTTCCTGGTCCGCAGCCTCTTCACCTTCCACAACAAATGCCAGCTGATGCTGAGGCTGACCCTGGAAACGA ATCCATATGCTCGACTTCTCCTTGAGGCTCTGAAGCAATCTGGTTG CACTGTCTACAATGACCGTCACTTTTCTTGTGAAGACTGTGATGGCTGTGTCAGTGGAGGTTTTGATGCTGCTACATCTCAG ATTGTTCTGTGTCAGAACAACATTCGCCAGCAATCCCATATGAACCGGGTGGTCACGCATGAATTGATTCATGCGTTTGATCACTGCCGCGCGCATGTTGACTGGTTTAAAAATGTCAAGCACTTGGCATGTTCAGAG ATTCGAGCTGCTAATCTCAGTGGAGACTGTACTTTGATGAATGAAATAGCCAGGTTTAAATTTGGATTGAAAGGGCACCATCAG ACTTGTGTACGAGACAGAGCAATCCGTTCCATTCTGGCTGTTAGAAAAGTTAGCAAAGAAACAGCGGAAAAAGCTGTGGATGAAGTTTTTGATGCCTGCTTCAATGATCTGGAACCTTTTGGAAGAATCCCACACAGCAAAGCAGATGCCAGACGTGCTTACAGAGACTTTCAGAACAGAGATCGCTATACTGCTAATTTGTAA